A single genomic interval of Juglans regia cultivar Chandler chromosome 1, Walnut 2.0, whole genome shotgun sequence harbors:
- the LOC108998508 gene encoding pentatricopeptide repeat-containing protein At2g22410, mitochondrial-like, with protein sequence MKIARSICRRFSTYTANQKSEQVTNRPTSLNPIKELHAQLIRARLYTDPSSISEVIKFYTLSQPALPKAHFVFDQIERPTLTIWNHMIRGLSLSDQPSEAICFYHRMYQQGQAGNHLTLIFVCKACARVPDIVQGQKVHVHAWKLGFESHVFVSNALIHMYAACGELGFARRAFDKMGERDLVSWNSLICGYSRCNNFKEVLDLFKAMLVANVKADSVTMVKIILACSFLGEWETADSMVKYIEDNQVAIDVYLGTTMIDMYGRRGLADLARGVFDRMHERNIVSWNAMIKGYAKAGNVVAAQKLFDEMPKKDVISWTSMITGYSQANQFAEAVRLFKEMMAAEVKPDEITVASVLSACAHLGSLDVGKAVHDYIRKHGIKADVYVGNSLIDMYCKCGVIEKALEVFREMKTKDSVSWTSVISGLAVNGFADSALELFSQMLREGVRPTHGAFVGILLACAHAGLVDKGFYYFQSMEKVHGLIPEMKHYGCVVDLLSRSGNLDRAYEFINRMPLVPDVVVWRIFLSACKLHGNVVLGEIAKNKLLELDPYNGGNYVLSSHTYAGSDRWDDAIKMRELMEESNVQKPFGCSSIEVNDTTLYNSQSVPYPILKKESIKQDM encoded by the coding sequence ATGAAAATCGCAAGATCCATTTGCCGCCGATTCAGCACCTACACGGCGAACCAAAAATCAGAGCAAGTAACCAATAGACCCACCTCCCTCAACCCCATCAAAGAGCTTCACGCCCAACTCATCCGAGCCCGACTTTACACTGACCCGTCTTCCATATCTGAGGTTATCAAGTTCTATACACTATCTCAACCAGCTCTACCCAAAGCCCACTTTGTTTTCGACCAAATTGAGCGTCCCACATTGACAATCTGGAACCATATGATCCGTGGTTTGTCACTGAGTGACCAACCTAGTGAAGCGATTTGTTTTTACCACCGTATGTACCAGCAAGGACAAGCGGGGAATCATTTAACTCTAATATTTGTCTGCAAGGCTTGTGCTAGGGTCCCTGATATTGTACAGGGCCAGAAGGTTCATGTTCATGCTTGGAAACTTGGGTTTGAATCGCATGTTTTTGTTTCCAATGCTTTAATTCACATGTATGCCGCTTGTGGCGAGTTGGGTTTCGCAAGGAGGGCTTTTGATAAAATGGGCGAAAGAGATTTGGTTTCTTGGAACTCTTTGATATGTGGGTATAGTCGGTGCAATAATTTTAAGGAAGTCTTGGATCTTTTTAAAGCAATGCTGGTGGCAAACGTGAAGGCCGATTCAGTAAcaatggtgaaaattattttagcaTGTAGTTTTTTGGGTGAGTGGGAAACAGCAGACTCAATGGTTAAGTATATTGAGGATAATCAGGTTGCGATTGATGTTTACTTGGGGACTACCATGATAGATATGTATGGACGGCGGGGTTTAGCGGATCTGGCGCGGGGCGTATTTGATAGGATGCATGAGAGGAATATAGTTTCTTGGAATGCCATGATAAAGGGGTATGCGAAAGCCGGGAACGTAGTTGCTGCGCAGAAGCTTTTTGATGAGATGCCCAAAAAGGATGTGATCTCTTGGACTTCTATGATCACGGGTTACTCTCAAGCTAACCAGTTTGCTGAGGCGGTGAGGCTATTTAAAGAAATGATGGCAGCAGAGGTGAAACCCGATGAAATAACAGTAGCTAGCGTGCTTTCTGCTTGTGCCCACCTAGGATCGCTTGATGTTGGCAAGGCAGTTCATGACTACATACGTAAGCATGGTATAAAAGCAGATGTTTATGTGGGAAACTCGTTGATAGATATGTATTGCAAATGCGGGGTGATTGAGAAGGCACTAGAGGTATTCCGAGAGATGAAAACAAAGGACTCTGTCTCATGGACTTCAGTAATTTCAGGTCTTGCCGTGAATGGTTTTGCAGATTCTGCACTTGAGCTCTTCTCACAAATGTTAAGAGAAGGTGTTCGGCCAACTCATGGAGCCTTTGTTGGGATTTTACTAGCTTGTGCTCATGCTGGATTGGTGGATAAAGGCttctactattttcaaagtATGGAAAAAGTTCACGGGTTAATTCCAGAAATGAAACATTATGGTTGCGTAGTGGATCTCCTGAGCCGCTCTGGCAATCTGGACAGGGCATATGAATTCATAAATAGAATGCCATTAGTTCCTGATGTTGTGGTATGGAGGATATTCTTAAGTGCTTGTAAACTTCATGGAAATGTGGTCCTAGGTGAGATTGCTAAAAACAAACTCCTGGAATTAGATCCGTATAATGGTGGGAATTATGTTCTTTCTTCACATACTTATGCTGGTTCAGATAGATGGGATGATGCAATAAAAATGAGAGAGTTAATGGAGGAAAGCAATGTGCAGAAGCCTTTTGGTTGTAGTTCCATTGAAGTTAATGACACAACATTGTACAACTCTCAATCCGTGCCTTACCCAATCTTAAAGAAGGAATCCATCAAGCAAGACATGTAA
- the LOC108998560 gene encoding L-idonate 5-dehydrogenase-like — translation MSVVTGGEDKEHRNGEENMAAWLLGIKTLKIQPYHLPALGPHDVKVQIKALGICGSDVHHFKTMRCANFIVKKPMVIGHECAGIIEEVGSHVKSLAVGDRVALEPGISCRRCDLCKNGRYNLCREMKFFGSPPTNGSLANKVVHPAYLCFKLPDNVSLEEGAMCEPLSVGIHACRRANISPETSVLIMGAGPIGLVTLLAARAFGAPRVIIADVDDIRLSIAKNLGADEIIQVSTNIQDVGEEVVKIQNAMGSGIDVSFDCVGFDKTMSTALNATSSGGKVCLIGLAKSEMTAPLIPAAAREVDVIGIFRYRNTWPLCIEFLKSGKIDVKPLITHRFGFSQQEVEDAFETSARGGTAIKVMFNL, via the exons atgtCAGTGGTTACTGGTGGTGAAGACAAGGAACACAGGAATGGAGAAGAGAATATGGCTGCTTGGCTTCTTGGTATCAAAACCCTTAAAATCCAACCTTATCATCTCCCTGCTCTAG GGCCCCATGATGTCAAAGTTCAGATAAAAGCACTGGGTATATGTGGAAGTGATGTTCATCACTTCAAG ACGATGAGATGTGCAAACTTTATTGTGAAAAAGCCCATGGTTATAGGACACGAGTGTGCTGGAATCATTGAGGAAGTTGGAAGCCATGTGAAGTCTCTAGCAGTGGGTGACCGTGTAGCATTAGAGCCTGGAATCAGTTGCCGGCGGTGCGACCTCTGCAAAAATGGTCGTTACAATCTCTGCCgagagatgaaattttttggtTCTCCCCCGACTAATGGCTCTCTTGCTAATAAG GTGGTTCATCCAgcatatttatgttttaaactaCCTGACAATGTGAGTTTGGAGGAAGGCGCTATGTGTGAGCCCCTCAGTGTTGGTATCCATGCTTGTCGTCGTGCAAATATTAGTCCTGAGACAAGTGTATTGATCATGGGAGCAGGACCAATAGGCCTTGTTACACTATTAGCTGCTCGTGCTTTTGGGGCCCCTAGAGTCATCATAGCTGATGTTGATGATATCCGTTTATCTATTGCGAAGAATCTCGGTGCAGATGAGATTATTCAAGTCTCAACGAACATTCAG GATGTAGGTGAAGAAGTAGTAAAGATACAAAATGCCATGGGCTCTGGTATTGATGTCAGCTTTGATTGTGTTGGTTTTGATAAAACCATGTCAACTGCCTTGAATGCCACCAGCTCAGGCGGCAAAGTTTGCCTTATTGGATTGGCTAAGAGCGAGATGACTGCCCCTCTTATCCCAGCGGCAGCAAG GGAGGTTGATGTGATTGGCATATTCCGATATAGGAATACATGGCCACTCTGCATTGAGTTTTTGAAGTCTGGTAAGATAGATGTAAAGCCATTGATAACTCACAGGTTCGGCTTCTCGCAGCAGGAGGTAGAAGATGCCTTTGAAACAAGTGCTCGTGGAGGTACTGCTATTAAAGTTATGTTTAATCTGTAG
- the LOC108998559 gene encoding sorbitol dehydrogenase, whose amino-acid sequence MGKGGMSQGGAEEVRDGEEENMAVWLVGINSLKIQPFKLPSPGPHDVRVRMKAVGICGSDVHYLKTMRCADFVVKEPMVIGHECAGIIEEVGSEVKTLLPGDRVALEPGISCWRCNLCKEGRYNLCPEMKFFATPPVHGSLANQVVHPADLCFKLPDNVSLEEGAMCEPLSVGVHACRRANVGPETNVLVMGAGPIGLVTMLAARAFGAPRIVIVDVDDHRLSVAKELGADGIAKVSTNIQDVAEEVVQIHKIMGTRVDVSFDCAGFNKTMSTALSATCPGGKVCLVGMGHSEMTVPLTPAAAREVDVIGIFRYKNTWPLCLEFIRSGKIDVKPLITHRFGFSQKEVEEAFETSARGGNAIKVMFNL is encoded by the exons atgGGTAAGGGAGGGATGTCACAGGGGGGTGCTGAGGAAGTCAGAGATGGTGAAGAAGAGAACATGGCTGTTTGGCTTGTTGGCATCAACAGCCTCAAGATTCAGCCTTTCAAGCTCCCTTCACCTG GACCCCATGATGTTAGAGTTAGGATGAAGGCTGTTGGTATCTGTGGCAGTGATGTTCACTACCTCAAG ACCATGAGATGTGCAGATTTTGTAGTTAAAGAGCCGATGGTAATTGGGCACGAGTGTGCCGGGATCATAGAGGAAGTTGGGAGTGAGGTGAAGACTCTGTTGCCTGGCGACCGCGTGGCACTGGAGCCTGGGATTAGTTGCTGGCGTTGCAACCTTTGCAAAGAAGGTCGATACAATCTGTGCCCAGAGATGAAGTTTTTCGCCACTCCACCAGTCCATGGTTCTCTTGCAAATCAG GTGGTGCATCCTGCAGACCTATGTTTTAAATTGCCGGACAATGTCAGCTTGGAGGAAGGAGCTATGTGTGAGCCGTTAAGTGTTGGTGTTCATGCTTGTCGACGAGCAAATGTTGGACCAGAAACAAATGTGTTGGTCATGGGAGCAGGACCCATAGGGCTTGTTACGATGCTAGCAGCTCGTGCTTTTGGAGCACCTAGAATTGTCATTGTGGATGTGGATGACCACCGTTTATCAGTTGCAAAAGAGCTTGGTGCAGATGGGATTGCAAAAGTTTCGACAAATATTCAG GATGTAGCTGAAGAAGTAgtacaaatacataaaataatggGGACCAGAGTGGATGTGAGCTTTGATTGTGCAGGCTTCAATAAAACCATGTCAACAGCACTGAGTGCGACTTGTCCAGGGGGGAAAGTTTGCCTCGTGGGAATGGGTCATAGCGAGATGACTGTCCCACTCACACCAGCTGCTGCGAG GGAGGTTGATGTGATTGGCATCTTCCGTTATAAGAACACATGGCCGCTTTGCCTGGAGTTTATAAGGAGTGGTAAGATCGACGTGAAGCCCCTTATAACCCACAGGTTTGGGTTCTCTCAGAAAGAGGTGGAAGAAGCCTTTGAAACCAGTGCTCGAGGTGGTAATGCCATCAAGGTCATGTTTAACCTATGA